In Abyssisolibacter fermentans, a single window of DNA contains:
- the spoIIAA gene encoding anti-sigma F factor antagonist, with product MELKLKTINNNLIVKLNGELDHHTSEEVRQKIDDFFMARSLKNIVMDFNDLKFMDSSGIGLIIGRYKLVKDRKGTVKITNVDARLKKMMIMSGIQKIAKFYDTLDDACQNNEE from the coding sequence ATGGAATTAAAATTAAAAACAATAAATAATAATTTGATTGTTAAACTTAATGGAGAACTTGATCATCATACATCTGAAGAAGTAAGACAAAAAATAGATGATTTTTTTATGGCAAGAAGTTTAAAAAATATTGTAATGGATTTTAACGATTTGAAATTTATGGATAGTTCTGGAATAGGATTGATAATTGGAAGATATAAGTTAGTAAAAGATAGGAAAGGAACTGTTAAAATAACAAATGTTGATGCAAGACTAAAAAAAATGATGATTATGTCAGGAATACAAAAAATAGCGAAGTTTTATGATACCCTAGATGATGCATGTCAAAATAATGAGGAGTGA
- a CDS encoding stage V sporulation protein AE yields the protein MNDKRNVIIVTDGDKRAKHAVELAAKNIGGRCISRSAGNPTELSGDEIVNYVLKAMYDPVVIMVDDLGHPGYGKGELAISQIMTHPEINVLGVVAVASNTEMVSGVKVDFSVTCDGKIINKAVDKEGHQTEDNKIYGDTVDVLNSYNFPVIVGIGDIGKMNRKDDCIIGAPIITKALEEIIKYKH from the coding sequence ATGAATGATAAGAGAAATGTTATTATTGTAACAGATGGGGATAAAAGAGCAAAACATGCTGTTGAATTAGCTGCTAAAAACATTGGAGGTAGATGCATTTCTAGATCAGCTGGTAATCCAACTGAATTAAGTGGTGATGAGATAGTTAATTATGTTCTTAAAGCTATGTATGATCCAGTAGTTATTATGGTTGATGATTTAGGTCATCCTGGTTATGGGAAAGGAGAATTAGCAATTTCACAAATAATGACTCACCCCGAAATAAATGTATTGGGGGTTGTGGCTGTAGCTTCAAACACTGAAATGGTAAGTGGTGTAAAAGTCGATTTTTCAGTGACTTGTGATGGCAAGATAATAAATAAAGCAGTAGATAAGGAAGGTCACCAAACAGAAGATAATAAAATTTATGGAGACACTGTAGATGTACTAAATTCTTATAATTTTCCTGTAATTGTTGGAATAGGGGATATAGGAAAAATGAATAGGAAAGATGATTGCATTATAGGAGCTCCAATAATAACAAAGGCCTTAGAAGAGATAATTAAATACAAGCATTAA
- the sigF gene encoding RNA polymerase sporulation sigma factor SigF → MSSITKKTDSDFNHEETINYIIQAQNGSSEAQEWLVKNNMGLVRSVVKRFLNRGYEAEDLMQIGSIGLIKAIKKFDISYNVRFSTYAVPMIIGEIKRFLRDDGMVKVSRSLKQTAAKVNIAKEKLSKVLGRDATIEEISKEIKIDKEDIVMAIESCHTPEYLYDVIHQNNGSPIHLIDRIDGDTNLGLDIVDKITIKEVIGKLKPRERQIIIMRYFNDKTQTEIASMLGISQVQVSRIEKKVLENMKKMLKKV, encoded by the coding sequence ATGAGTTCTATTACAAAAAAAACAGATAGTGATTTTAATCATGAAGAGACAATTAATTATATCATACAAGCACAGAACGGAAGTTCTGAAGCTCAAGAATGGCTAGTGAAGAATAATATGGGGTTAGTAAGAAGCGTTGTGAAAAGATTTTTAAATAGAGGGTATGAAGCAGAAGATTTAATGCAGATTGGTTCTATAGGGTTAATAAAGGCTATAAAAAAGTTTGATATTAGTTATAATGTGAGATTTTCAACATATGCAGTACCTATGATAATAGGTGAAATCAAGAGATTTTTAAGGGACGATGGTATGGTAAAAGTCAGTAGGTCATTAAAACAAACAGCAGCTAAGGTGAATATAGCGAAGGAAAAACTTTCTAAAGTATTGGGAAGAGATGCAACTATTGAGGAAATATCAAAAGAAATCAAAATAGATAAAGAAGATATAGTTATGGCTATTGAGTCATGTCATACTCCAGAATATTTGTATGATGTTATTCATCAAAATAATGGAAGTCCTATTCATTTAATTGACAGAATTGATGGAGATACTAATTTAGGCTTGGATATTGTAGATAAAATAACTATAAAAGAAGTAATTGGAAAGCTAAAACCTAGAGAGCGTCAAATTATTATTATGAGATATTTCAATGATAAAACTCAAACTGAGATTGCAAGTATGTTAGGAATCTCTCAAGTACAAGTTTCGAGGATTGAAAAAAAAGTGTTGGAAAATATGAAAAAAATGCTAAAAAAGGTATAG
- a CDS encoding stage V sporulation protein AB, translated as MTILMILLALSVGIIEGAGVASFITLLDIVPRLAQITKSKKYVSLYEKIIGISIGFVVFARAIYLDFGLNKYFMIPISFIFGAFIGLLASALAETLDVMPVMERKIKLKKYLYVTLFALAFGKVTGSIVYWVVLIDVK; from the coding sequence ATGACAATTTTAATGATTTTGCTGGCTTTAAGTGTAGGAATAATTGAGGGGGCAGGGGTTGCTTCGTTTATAACACTATTAGATATTGTTCCGCGACTTGCACAAATAACAAAGTCAAAGAAATATGTTAGTTTATATGAAAAAATTATAGGTATTTCAATAGGATTTGTAGTGTTTGCAAGAGCTATTTATTTAGATTTTGGACTCAATAAATATTTTATGATACCGATAAGCTTTATTTTTGGAGCATTTATTGGTTTATTAGCTTCTGCTTTAGCTGAAACTTTAGATGTAATGCCAGTCATGGAAAGAAAAATAAAGCTAAAAAAATATCTTTATGTTACTCTTTTTGCATTAGCTTTTGGTAAGGTTACAGGTTCAATTGTTTATTGGGTAGTTTTAATTGATGTTAAATAG
- the spoVAC gene encoding stage V sporulation protein AC, whose amino-acid sequence MLNSITYRGVNKLRNINPIDYNKYANDKAPKMNYLKNCLWAFFVGGTICTIGQIILNLLKNYGLDKKDAATGVSIILVFIGALLTGLGVYDKIGKRAGAGSIVPITGFANSIVSPAMEFKKEGYIFGVCAKMFVIAGPVLVYGYGTSVIVGLIYLILGK is encoded by the coding sequence ATGTTAAATAGTATTACGTATAGAGGAGTGAATAAATTGAGAAATATTAACCCTATTGACTATAATAAATACGCAAATGATAAAGCACCAAAAATGAATTATCTTAAAAATTGCTTGTGGGCATTTTTTGTTGGTGGTACTATTTGTACTATTGGACAAATAATTTTGAATTTACTAAAAAATTATGGATTAGATAAAAAAGATGCTGCAACAGGAGTGTCTATAATTCTAGTATTTATTGGTGCATTGTTAACTGGTTTAGGGGTGTATGATAAGATAGGCAAAAGAGCAGGAGCTGGTTCAATAGTTCCAATTACAGGCTTTGCAAATTCAATAGTTTCACCAGCTATGGAATTTAAAAAAGAGGGATATATATTTGGTGTTTGTGCAAAGATGTTTGTAATAGCTGGACCTGTATTAGTATATGGATATGGAACCTCAGTAATTGTCGGTTTAATATATTTAATTTTAGGTAAATAA
- the spoIIAB gene encoding anti-sigma F factor gives MIKNNMKLEIPSLSQNEAFARVVVAAFAAQLDPTIEELSDIKTAVSEAVTNCIIHGYENTQGIIIIECSIISTKIEITIADKGKGINNIEEAMQPLYTSKPELERSGMGFTVMEEFMDSIKVHSEVGRGTEIIMTKTFNSLPNEE, from the coding sequence ATGATTAAAAATAATATGAAATTAGAAATACCAAGTTTATCACAAAATGAAGCATTTGCTAGGGTAGTAGTTGCTGCATTTGCAGCTCAGTTAGATCCGACTATAGAAGAACTATCTGACATTAAAACTGCAGTTTCTGAAGCTGTTACTAATTGTATAATACATGGATATGAGAATACTCAAGGCATAATAATAATAGAATGTTCAATTATAAGTACTAAAATTGAAATTACTATTGCTGATAAAGGTAAAGGAATAAATAATATTGAAGAAGCAATGCAACCCCTTTATACTTCTAAGCCTGAACTTGAAAGATCTGGTATGGGATTTACCGTTATGGAAGAATTTATGGATTCTATAAAAGTTCATTCGGAGGTGGGACGTGGCACGGAAATTATAATGACTAAAACATTTAATAGTCTCCCAAATGAGGAATAA
- a CDS encoding stage V sporulation protein AA, whose translation MQLEQSINIYAEQRIKLNDLAKIYCEDKLILEKLNHIVMISSYKQKNDSLIFAIDIINKINEKINNLNLNINIIGNTEILIKYNDTEKENKLLFFLKVLFVCIILCLGASLAIINFHEDANMDSSFKSIYFLITGKYVEKPLIMHIPYSLGLCSGVFVFFNHIWSKKNKNEPSPLELEIHSYENDINKYTIDYIKNNKKAGRK comes from the coding sequence TTGCAGCTAGAACAATCAATAAATATATATGCAGAACAGAGAATAAAACTTAATGATTTAGCAAAAATTTATTGTGAAGACAAACTTATACTAGAAAAATTAAATCATATCGTGATGATTAGTTCATATAAACAAAAAAATGATAGTTTAATTTTTGCTATAGACATAATAAATAAAATAAATGAAAAAATAAATAATTTAAATTTAAATATAAATATAATAGGTAATACAGAAATCTTAATAAAATATAACGACACAGAAAAGGAAAATAAACTACTCTTTTTTTTAAAGGTGTTATTTGTATGTATAATATTATGTTTAGGAGCTTCATTAGCGATTATTAATTTTCATGAAGATGCTAATATGGATTCATCTTTTAAATCAATATATTTTTTAATAACAGGAAAATATGTAGAAAAGCCACTTATAATGCATATTCCATATTCATTAGGACTTTGCTCTGGTGTATTTGTCTTTTTCAATCATATTTGGAGTAAGAAAAACAAAAATGAGCCTAGTCCATTAGAATTAGAGATACATAGTTACGAAAATGATATCAATAAATATACAATTGATTATATAAAGAATAATAAAAAAGCAGGTAGAAAATAA
- a CDS encoding endonuclease/exonuclease/phosphatase family protein: MRNNIVRIAIIIILIFILLITYFSYYDYKPNIVEKSKIIKDQSINKELDKTVINLLIWNIGFGALGSEVDYFTAGGKMSVANSKEYVKKNLDGIVNLMKAKRIDFYLLQEVDILSKRSCYIDEYKFLMDVFKKSNSVFASNYVVKYIPYPFFNTLGKVTSGLATLSKYNIDCAYRYTLPGNYIWPVRTVMPDRCILVTECNIKHTDKKLVLINIHNSAFDSNGKLRKQQIGFIKKYMLERYKQGNYIIVGGDWNFIFDKKPRAHVLKTDEFIPYEWKPTDWKWAVDYKIPTNRKLSAPYSKKLTRVKIIDGYLVSPNIDIVEVKGINHEFKFSDHNPVYMKVKLKETSF; the protein is encoded by the coding sequence ATGCGTAATAATATAGTTAGGATAGCTATAATAATTATACTAATTTTCATATTATTGATAACCTATTTTTCATATTATGATTATAAGCCTAATATTGTAGAAAAATCAAAAATAATAAAAGATCAAAGTATTAATAAAGAACTTGATAAGACAGTAATAAATTTATTAATATGGAATATAGGCTTTGGTGCATTAGGAAGTGAAGTGGATTATTTTACTGCTGGAGGTAAAATGTCTGTGGCTAATAGTAAAGAATATGTTAAAAAGAACTTAGACGGGATAGTCAATCTGATGAAAGCAAAACGTATAGATTTTTATTTACTACAAGAGGTTGATATTCTTTCAAAGAGATCATGTTATATTGATGAATATAAATTTTTGATGGATGTTTTTAAAAAGAGCAATAGTGTTTTTGCATCAAATTATGTTGTTAAATATATTCCATATCCTTTTTTTAATACGCTAGGAAAGGTTACATCAGGACTTGCAACTTTAAGCAAATACAATATTGATTGTGCATATAGATATACTTTACCAGGGAATTATATATGGCCAGTAAGAACAGTGATGCCAGATAGGTGTATTTTAGTTACTGAGTGTAATATCAAACATACTGATAAAAAATTAGTTTTAATTAACATACACAATTCAGCATTTGATAGTAATGGGAAATTAAGGAAGCAACAAATAGGATTTATAAAAAAATATATGCTTGAAAGATATAAACAAGGGAATTATATTATAGTTGGTGGAGATTGGAATTTTATATTTGACAAAAAACCTAGAGCACATGTATTAAAAACTGATGAATTTATACCCTATGAGTGGAAGCCAACTGATTGGAAATGGGCAGTGGACTACAAAATACCAACTAACAGAAAATTAAGTGCACCATATAGTAAAAAGCTAACTAGAGTTAAAATAATTGACGGATATTTAGTATCTCCAAATATTGATATTGTAGAAGTAAAAGGAATAAATCATGAATTTAAATTTTCAGACCATAATCCTGTATATATGAAAGTGAAATTAAAAGAAACATCATTTTGA
- the spoVAE gene encoding stage V sporulation protein AE — translation MEYFRVFLVGGIICVIGQLLMDCTKLTPAHVLVTFVSCGVILTALGIYEPIVKFGESGATVPLLGFGYTLGNGVMEAVDKKGLIGVFTGGAQATAGGVAAAVVFGYLMAVIFNPKTKK, via the coding sequence ATGGAATATTTCAGAGTCTTTTTAGTTGGGGGGATAATTTGTGTTATAGGACAATTGTTAATGGATTGTACAAAGCTTACTCCCGCTCATGTCTTAGTGACCTTTGTTTCGTGTGGTGTTATACTAACAGCGTTAGGAATCTATGAACCTATTGTAAAGTTTGGTGAATCAGGTGCTACAGTGCCTTTATTAGGATTTGGATACACTTTAGGTAATGGAGTTATGGAAGCAGTAGATAAGAAGGGTCTTATAGGTGTTTTTACTGGAGGAGCTCAAGCAACAGCAGGTGGTGTTGCAGCTGCTGTTGTATTTGGTTATTTAATGGCTGTAATATTTAATCCCAAGACCAAAAAGTGA
- a CDS encoding YbjQ family protein: MIIVNTNFIAGKNITQTLGLVKGSTIRAKHIGKDIVSGFRHLVGGELSEYAQMLDESRQIATSKMIEEANALGADAIINLRYSTSAVMQGAAEILVYGTAVKLD; encoded by the coding sequence ATGATTATAGTAAATACTAATTTCATAGCAGGAAAAAACATAACTCAAACCTTAGGGCTTGTTAAAGGTAGTACAATTCGCGCGAAGCATATAGGTAAAGATATCGTATCTGGTTTTAGACATTTAGTTGGTGGTGAGTTAAGTGAATATGCCCAGATGTTAGATGAATCAAGGCAGATAGCAACTTCAAAAATGATTGAAGAAGCAAATGCTCTTGGAGCTGATGCAATAATAAACTTAAGATATTCAACATCTGCTGTTATGCAGGGTGCAGCAGAGATACTAGTTTATGGTACAGCAGTAAAATTAGACTAA
- the spoVAD gene encoding stage V sporulation protein AD, whose amino-acid sequence MLNKRMGKQTIKLHKPPSIVSTGSIVGPKEGAGPLCSFFDVILDDDLFNEKSWERSESKLQSEAIKIALNKGEVSTADVNYLFAGDLLNQLMSSNYAARATAIPFFGLYGACSTMAESLSLGAMTVDGGFAQKVLCVTSSHFSSAERQFRYPLEFGNQRALTTQWTVTGSGAALLSVQDKPPYITHVTTGKIIDPGIKDVNNMGAAMAPAAADTIIQHFEDTKFSVNDYDLIITGDLGIIGKSIVLDLVQQEGYDIKNIYQDCGVKIFDNEKQDTHAGGSGCGCSAVVFCGYIYSKLKEGSLNRVLLVSTGALHSTTSIQQGESIPGIAHAVTISNT is encoded by the coding sequence TTGCTTAATAAAAGAATGGGAAAACAAACAATTAAACTTCATAAACCACCTTCTATAGTTTCAACAGGTTCTATTGTTGGACCTAAAGAAGGTGCTGGACCATTGTGTAGTTTTTTTGATGTAATATTAGATGATGATTTGTTTAACGAAAAAAGCTGGGAGAGAAGTGAGTCTAAGCTTCAATCAGAAGCAATAAAGATAGCATTAAATAAGGGGGAAGTATCTACAGCTGATGTCAATTATCTATTTGCTGGAGATTTACTTAATCAACTTATGTCTTCAAATTATGCTGCAAGAGCAACTGCTATACCTTTTTTTGGACTATATGGAGCTTGTTCAACAATGGCTGAATCATTAAGCCTTGGTGCAATGACAGTAGACGGTGGGTTTGCTCAAAAAGTATTATGTGTAACATCAAGTCATTTTAGTTCTGCTGAGAGACAATTCAGGTATCCTTTAGAATTTGGAAATCAGAGAGCATTAACAACACAATGGACTGTTACTGGTTCTGGTGCTGCATTATTGTCTGTTCAAGATAAGCCGCCATATATAACACATGTTACAACAGGCAAAATAATTGACCCTGGAATTAAAGACGTTAATAATATGGGAGCAGCTATGGCACCAGCAGCAGCTGATACAATTATTCAACATTTTGAAGATACTAAGTTTTCTGTTAATGATTATGATTTAATTATAACAGGTGATTTGGGTATTATAGGTAAATCAATAGTTTTAGATTTAGTACAACAAGAAGGGTATGATATAAAAAATATATATCAAGACTGTGGAGTTAAAATATTCGATAATGAAAAGCAAGATACACATGCAGGGGGTAGTGGATGTGGTTGTTCAGCTGTTGTTTTTTGTGGATACATATATAGCAAACTCAAAGAAGGCAGTTTAAATAGAGTTTTATTAGTATCTACTGGTGCTTTGCATTCAACAACTAGTATACAACAAGGTGAATCTATTCCAGGTATAGCTCATGCTGTAACAATTAGTAATACTTAA
- the asnA gene encoding aspartate--ammonia ligase → MDKSLILPKDYKQTLDLRETEVAIKKLKDHFQAELSKKLNLTRVSAPLFVRQSTGLNDALNGTEQAVSFNVKGCNDIKAEIVHSLAKWKRMALYRYNFTTEEGLYTDMNAIRAEEDLDNIHSIYVDQWDWEKVIKKEDRTTDKLKSIVNTIYDVFKDVEKYISGLYPQLGCILPEEIFFISTQELEDMYPDLTPKQRENAIAKEKGAVFIMQIGGKLKSGKKHDGRSPDYDDWDLNGDIIFWFPVLEIGLELSSMGIRVDKDALSKQLIAEHCEERLKFKFHHMIMNEELPFTVGGGIGQSRICMFFLRKAHIGEVQASIWPKEMIEDCLKNNIVLL, encoded by the coding sequence ATGGATAAAAGTTTAATATTACCAAAAGATTATAAACAGACATTAGACTTAAGAGAAACAGAAGTTGCAATTAAAAAATTAAAAGATCACTTTCAAGCAGAACTTAGTAAAAAATTGAATTTAACAAGAGTGTCTGCACCATTATTTGTAAGACAGTCTACTGGGTTAAATGATGCATTAAATGGAACAGAACAAGCAGTATCTTTTAATGTTAAGGGTTGTAATGACATTAAAGCTGAAATTGTACATTCTTTAGCTAAATGGAAGCGTATGGCTTTATACAGATATAATTTTACAACTGAAGAAGGCTTATATACAGATATGAATGCTATAAGAGCTGAAGAAGATTTGGATAATATACATTCTATATACGTTGACCAATGGGACTGGGAAAAAGTAATAAAAAAAGAAGATAGAACTACTGATAAACTTAAAAGTATTGTTAATACCATATATGATGTTTTTAAGGATGTAGAAAAATATATCTCTGGCTTATATCCTCAACTAGGCTGTATTCTTCCAGAAGAAATATTCTTTATTTCAACACAGGAATTGGAAGACATGTATCCTGATTTAACTCCCAAACAAAGAGAAAATGCTATAGCTAAAGAAAAAGGTGCAGTTTTTATTATGCAAATAGGTGGTAAATTGAAATCTGGAAAGAAACATGATGGTAGATCACCTGATTATGATGATTGGGATTTAAATGGAGATATTATCTTTTGGTTTCCTGTATTAGAAATTGGTTTAGAGCTTTCTTCTATGGGTATACGTGTTGATAAAGATGCACTAAGCAAACAGTTAATAGCTGAACATTGTGAAGAAAGGCTAAAGTTTAAGTTCCACCATATGATAATGAATGAAGAACTTCCTTTCACTGTTGGTGGAGGTATAGGACAGTCACGAATATGTATGTTCTTTTTAAGAAAAGCTCATATTGGCGAAGTACAAGCTTCTATATGGCCTAAAGAAATGATTGAAGATTGCTTAAAAAATAATATTGTTTTACTATAA
- a CDS encoding penicillin-binding protein 1A has translation MSELKRKPEKQKKKKKLSALRLILIIIVLLIFISIGTAFGVIFAIVKSVPPIDPSKVTAYLNENSIILDQNGELIEKVDAKEFRTIVELDEISDYMKNAIIAIEDERFYTHYGIDPKGMVRAFVHDLKEMSFEQGASTITQQLARNIYLTKEKKVTRKIKEMYIAIQLDRELTKEQILKSYLNTVFFGQRAYGVQAAAQAYFSKDAKDLTLAESAMIAGAPKSSTFYSLYFTVDPNKYDKDKHLVVGTEDPHQVQYIDVAGKLYVPVFNPKAVERQRIILKKMLDLEMINQTEYDEAIKVDMRQAIHPDPKRNENIETSYLNDYLKDCVINDLMDKFGYTREEAREELFTGGLKVYSTMDIKIQSKMEDIYNNFGEILTKNSGNIVGAKLVKRTLDSHKNIIDSFKNIAYYTKDNLLDQDYNLIIEKGTYEILSDGNIAIKNKKLNYRNADITDYYTIDEDKNLLTHSVWSLDPKTCYTSDRDNKRLLINKSFLDTQPNFYSIDNNGNMLINSKYFYKDKKGIVQPQSAFVLMDYNGHIKALVGGRNIKGSRVLNRATSARQPGSALKPVSVYLPALDNGFTAASIVDDVPHYDNKGNLWPRNWYGRRNSYEINNLTDDYRGLVTLRESVEQSINVASVKFLEKLGLETSIEYLTRMGIIDSENPSNDSFTTKEEAIAKGSSNFDENYSALALGGMTKGISPLKMTAAYGAIANKGIYTEPIAYTKVLDRDGNIILENKSKQNTVASSQVAYLMTDILKSTVTEGIAKNARLYSYNAKIPAAGKTGTTQNKVDAWFVGFTPYYIAGTWIGNDNQSIKLDNGSKYAAVLWSNVMKEIHKDLAPKDFTQEQGFVTKIIDTESGKLATELSKRDPRGSTAVSEIFIKGTEPIEYDDVHVEVPIDISTGKLANEYCPPELIENKVFIQRPETYIPEENLNYLPRDYQYQVPTEYCDVHAEPDSLWDRLFDNNDSTNENTQPNINQNQDTNTTDNTEYNNNDNENTSTNNNNKDVDDMFNVIDSLLEDD, from the coding sequence ATGTCAGAGTTAAAAAGAAAGCCTGAGAAACAAAAAAAGAAGAAAAAATTAAGTGCTTTGAGACTTATATTAATAATAATTGTATTACTTATATTTATCTCAATTGGTACTGCTTTTGGTGTTATATTTGCAATAGTGAAAAGTGTTCCACCTATTGACCCATCAAAGGTTACTGCTTATCTCAATGAGAATTCAATTATCTTAGATCAAAATGGCGAATTAATTGAAAAAGTGGATGCAAAAGAATTTAGAACTATAGTTGAGCTTGATGAAATATCAGATTATATGAAAAATGCTATTATCGCTATAGAAGATGAAAGGTTTTATACACATTACGGAATAGATCCAAAAGGTATGGTTAGAGCATTTGTTCATGATTTAAAGGAAATGTCTTTTGAACAAGGTGCTAGTACAATTACTCAACAATTAGCTAGAAATATTTATTTAACTAAAGAAAAAAAAGTTACCAGAAAAATTAAAGAAATGTATATAGCCATACAACTTGACAGAGAACTTACAAAAGAACAAATATTGAAGTCTTATTTAAACACAGTATTTTTTGGTCAAAGAGCTTATGGAGTACAAGCAGCTGCACAAGCATATTTTTCCAAAGATGCTAAAGACTTAACTTTAGCTGAAAGCGCAATGATAGCAGGTGCTCCTAAATCTTCAACATTTTACTCATTATATTTCACTGTTGATCCAAATAAGTATGACAAAGATAAGCATCTAGTTGTAGGAACTGAAGATCCACATCAAGTACAATATATAGATGTAGCAGGAAAATTATATGTTCCTGTTTTTAACCCTAAAGCAGTTGAAAGGCAAAGAATAATTTTAAAGAAGATGCTTGATTTAGAAATGATTAATCAAACAGAATATGATGAAGCTATTAAAGTAGATATGCGCCAAGCTATCCATCCTGATCCAAAGAGGAATGAAAACATTGAAACATCTTATTTAAATGACTACCTTAAAGATTGTGTTATTAATGACTTAATGGATAAGTTTGGCTATACTAGAGAGGAAGCTAGAGAGGAATTATTTACCGGTGGATTGAAAGTCTATTCTACTATGGACATTAAAATCCAAAGCAAGATGGAAGATATATATAATAATTTTGGTGAAATACTTACTAAAAATTCTGGTAATATTGTAGGAGCTAAGCTTGTTAAAAGAACTTTGGATAGTCACAAAAATATTATTGATTCTTTTAAAAATATCGCATATTATACCAAGGATAATTTACTAGATCAAGATTATAACTTAATAATAGAAAAAGGAACTTACGAAATTTTAAGCGATGGAAATATAGCTATAAAAAATAAAAAGTTAAATTATAGAAATGCTGATATAACTGACTATTACACAATAGATGAAGATAAGAACCTTTTAACTCATTCAGTTTGGTCTCTTGATCCAAAAACATGCTATACTTCTGATAGAGACAATAAACGATTATTAATTAACAAAAGTTTCCTTGATACTCAACCAAACTTTTATAGTATTGATAATAATGGTAATATGCTTATTAATTCTAAATATTTTTATAAAGATAAAAAAGGTATTGTTCAACCACAGTCCGCTTTTGTTTTAATGGATTATAACGGACATATTAAGGCACTTGTAGGCGGAAGAAATATTAAGGGAAGCAGAGTATTAAATAGAGCTACTTCAGCAAGACAACCCGGTTCAGCATTAAAACCAGTTTCAGTATATTTGCCAGCTTTAGATAATGGCTTCACTGCTGCTTCAATAGTTGATGATGTACCTCACTACGATAATAAAGGTAATTTATGGCCAAGAAACTGGTACGGTAGAAGAAACTCATATGAAATAAACAACTTAACAGATGATTATAGAGGTTTAGTAACTTTAAGAGAATCAGTGGAACAATCAATAAATGTGGCATCAGTTAAATTTTTAGAAAAATTAGGTTTAGAAACATCAATAGAATATTTGACTAGAATGGGTATCATTGATAGTGAAAACCCTAGTAATGATTCTTTTACTACAAAAGAAGAAGCTATAGCTAAGGGTAGCAGTAATTTTGATGAAAACTATTCTGCTTTAGCATTAGGTGGGATGACTAAAGGAATATCTCCACTTAAAATGACAGCTGCTTATGGAGCAATTGCTAATAAAGGTATATATACTGAACCTATTGCTTATACAAAAGTCTTAGATAGAGATGGAAATATTATTTTGGAAAATAAATCAAAGCAAAACACAGTAGCATCTTCACAAGTTGCATACCTTATGACTGATATTTTGAAGAGTACAGTTACAGAAGGTATCGCTAAGAATGCACGATTATATAGTTATAATGCTAAAATACCAGCTGCAGGTAAAACTGGTACTACTCAAAATAAAGTCGATGCTTGGTTTGTAGGATTTACTCCTTATTATATAGCTGGAACATGGATTGGTAATGACAACCAAAGTATAAAGCTTGACAATGGAAGTAAATACGCTGCTGTTTTATGGAGCAATGTTATGAAAGAAATTCATAAAGATCTCGCTCCAAAAGATTTTACTCAAGAACAGGGTTTTGTTACTAAAATTATTGATACTGAATCAGGAAAACTAGCTACTGAATTAAGTAAAAGAGATCCACGTGGCAGTACAGCAGTCTCAGAAATATTTATAAAAGGTACTGAGCCTATTGAATATGACGATGTCCATGTAGAAGTTCCAATAGATATTTCAACAGGTAAGCTTGCTAATGAATATTGTCCACCTGAATTGATTGAAAATAAAGTATTTATTCAGAGACCAGAAACTTATATTCCAGAAGAAAATTTAAATTATCTTCCTAGGGATTATCAATACCAAGTGCCGACTGAGTATTGTGACGTTCACGCAGAACCTGATTCTTTATGGGATAGATTATTTGATAATAATGATAGTACAAATGAAAATACACAACCAAATATTAACCAAAATCAAGATACTAATACTACTGACAATACTGAATATAACAATAATGATAATGAAAATACTTCAACAAATAATAATAATAAAGATGTAGATGACATGTTTAATGTAATAGATAGTTTATTAGAAGATGATTAA